TGGTTCAAAGAATAGCTTGTCGGATGTATCATAGTCAGTGGAAACCGTTTCGGGGTTGTTGTTGATGATATGTGTTTCAATTCCCTCTTCCCTTATTGCACGTACTGCGTGTACGGTACAGTAATCAAACTCAATACCCTGACCGATACGAATTGGACCTGCGCCGAGAATCAGGATTTTCTTATTGTCAGAGGGCTCACATTCATCCATGGTTTCATAACATGAATAATAGTAAGGAGTTGCAGCAGCAAACTCAGCTGCACAGGTATCTACCATCTTGTACGTGGCATTAATTCCTGCTTCTCTCCTGATATCATTAATTTCTTCACGGCTTCTTGATGTGAGTTCTGCAATACGGGCATCAGTCAATCCCATCTGCTTTGCTGTTCTCAGCAGTTCTGAATCAATGGCACCTGAAACAACAAGAGAACTTGCAAGCTTCTTTTCCGTTTCCACAATGTTGCTCATCTTCTCGATGAAGAAGGGATCAATACCTGAAAGTTCGGATATCTTTTCAATGGAATAGCCTTTCTGCAGGGCATTGTAGATGACATAAAGACGCTCACTGGTTGGGGTCTTCAATAATGTTACAATCTCTGCATCATCCCATTCATCTACTCCAAGACTCATACCATTTTCAAGGGAACGCACCGCTTTGAGAAGGGATTCCTCAATTGTCCTTCCAATGGACATTACTTCTCCAGTACTCTTCATGGAAGTGGTAAGTGTTTTGTCAGCAGTTACAAACTTGTCAAAGGGCCAGCGTGGAATCTTTGTTACAATGTAGTCAATAGTAGGTTCAAATGAAGCAGGAGTTTTCTTTGTAACATCGTTAGGGATCTCGTCGAGAGTCATACCAACAGCAATCTTTGCTGTTACCCTTGCAATCGGATAACCTGTTGCCTTTGACGCAAGAGCTGATGATCTTGATACACGTGGATTGACTTCAACAATCCTGTAGTCCCCATCCTTGGCGGCAAACTGGATGTTACATCCACCCTCAATATCGAGTTCCCTTATGATCTTGATTGCTGCTGTACGGAGCATCTGGTGTTCCTCATCATTAAGAGTCTGTGAGGGAGTAACCACCATGGATTCTCCGGTGTGGACACCCATTGGGTCAAGGTTTTCCATGTTACAAATTACAATACATGTATCATTGGAATCACGCATTACTTCGTACTCGAATTCTATCCAGCCGAGTACACTTTCCTCAATAAGCACCTGGTTAATACGGCTTCGGCGAATACCACGTTCCACAATCTCAAGGAGCTCTTCACGTGTGTGGGCAATTCCACCACCTGCTCCTCCAAGAGTGTATGCTGGTCTGATGATAAGTGGAAGGCCGAGTTCGTCTATGAGTTCTTCAGCTTCCTTTAATGATGAAATGGCTTTGCTGCGGGGTACTTTCTCACCGATCTTTTCCATGGTTGCTTTGAAAAGCTCCCTGTCTTCGGTGTTTTTAATAGCTTCAAGGGAAGTTCCAAGCAGTTTTACACCGTATTTGTCAAGTATACCACGCTCTGCCAGTTCACTGGTAACATTGAGACCGGTTTGTCCACCAAGACCTGCAATAATACCGTCAGGACGCTCTTTCTCAATGATTCCTCCAATTATTTCGGGATCAAGGGGTTCAATATAAACAGCATCCGCAGTCTCAGGATCAGTCATGATAGTTGCAGGGTTGGAGTTTACGAGAACAACCTCGAAACCTTCCTCGCGAAGGGACCTGCATGCCTGACTTCCTGAGAAATCAAATTCTGCTGCCTGACCAATCATAATTGGGCCGGAGCCGATAAGCATAATCTTTTTAATTCCTTCCTTAACTGGCATCAGTTGTCACCTCCCATCATCTTGTTAACCCTGCCAAAAAACAGTTTCTCGGTATCAAGTGGACCGGGATGTGCATCCGGATGATACTGGACACTGAGAACATCCAGATCACGGTGAGCCACTCCTTCCACTGTTTTGTCATTGGCATTGAGTTCCGTAATTGTAAGATCTGTGTGTTCAAGTGAGTCCCCATCCACAGCAAAACCATGGTTCTGGGAAGTAATGTGTACAATGGATGTTGCAAGATCCTTCACAGGCTGGTTTCCTCCCCTGTGACCGAATTTTAGTTTGTATGTATCTGCTCCAAGAGCAATGGAAATTACCTGATGACCAAGACAGATTCCGGCTATCGGAAGTTCGGAAGAGAATTCCTTGACAGCCTTAATGGCCTCAGTAGCGTTTTGTGGATCTCCAGGACCATTGGAGAAAAAGAGCAAATCCGGTTCGTAGCTTGCAATGTCGTTAACAGATGTTGAAGCCGGGACAACCTGCACATTAATCCCTCTTGCAATAAGGCTGTCAATGATTTGAGTCTTCATACCGAGATCAACAAGAACAACTGTTTTTGATTTTTCAGTTGCCCCTATTCCTTTTACAAGATAAGGTGACTGGCATGTTACTTTTGATATAAGATCGATTTCAGAAATCGGAGGAACTTCACGGGCAAGTTGAACGGCTTCATCGCCGTCATCACTGCCTACAATCAGGGCAGCACGCATTGTACCGTGTTCCCTGTTGTTGATAGTGAGCATTCGGGTATCAATACCGGAAATTCCGGGTTTACCCTCATCCTCCATAAGTTTGTAAATTGTTTTCTTTGACCTGTGGTGTGATGGCTCTGGACAGGCTTCCCTGACAACCAGACCTTCTGCTTTTACACCGTCTGACTGGAAGCATTCTTCGCTTACACCATAATTTCCTATAAGTGGATAGGTGAACATGAGAATCTGACCCTTGTAGGAAGGATCGGACAGAGCCTCCTCATACCCGGTATATTGGGTTGTAAAAACAAGTTCTCCACAGACTGTACCTTCGGCACCAAAACCAGTGCCTTTAACAACCGTACCATCTTCTAATCCAAGAACTGCATGCATAATCGGAACCTGCGTATACATGTTAAAGGTCAGCAATAAGTATTTCGATAGAAAAAGGAAAAAGAGTGTTCATTAATAGTATTTTCTTATAATTCCCTGAGGAATAATAATACAAAAAGAACAATAAAGAATGCGACAACCACACCAGCCACAGCTGTTGCATAAATTGGTTCTTCCTCAAAGAGATCTATTATTGAGTCAATTGTTCCCTTTGGGGCGTCTTCATCTGCAGGATCATAGACGATATCATCAAGTTCAAATTCTGCCAGCCAGATTCCATTCTCATCTCCCAGATCGGAAACATATGCTATTGTTCCACCATTCGGATTCCATGAAGGGGATTGTTCGATAGCAGAATCAAAAGTAAGTCGTACCGTTCTGGTTCCTTCAAGGTTCATGATCCAGAGATCAGTGTATTCACCTTCGTCCGAAACAAATGCTATCCATTCCCCATTAGGGCTTACAGATGGAGATTTTTCAGAATATGACGTATTTGTAACCTTGAAAGCAGGACGACCATCAAGATAGGAAATCCAGAGATCGCCGTTCAGGGAATAAATTAAGCTATCCCCGGATGGGAACCAGCTGACTTTCTCTTCAGCACCGGTAGTAGATGTCACCTGTGTCCTGTTTTCCCCGGAAGCATCCATAAGCCAGATATCATTTGTTCCGGATATCTTAGAAAGATAAGCAATATATGTACCGTCAGGTGAAGATACCGGATAGCGGGAGTCTGCATTTTTGGTTATCTGTGTACGGTTTTGGCCGTTAGTATCGATTACATGGATGTTTATATGATCTCCGGTGAACGGACTACGTTGCTGTGAAGCAAAGAAGATTTTCTCACCGGTTACATCAAAACATGGGTCTCCATCCCATGCAAGACTATCATAGACTCGCTTCTGGTCTGACCCATCAGGCTTCATAATCCAGATACTCTGGTCTTTCACAAATGTGATTAAATCGCCATCAGAGTTCCAGCACGGTGAAATATAATTTTTACCTTCGGTGATCTTAATATTATCAGAGCCTGCTGTAAGGCCCACGCTCAGGATGGAAATTAATAATGCAACAAAAATAAATAATGAAATATTACCGATGTTATTGCGGATTATTTGATCACCGGTAATTATATTACTTCATTTGCTATTTAAAAATGTCTCAATTTTCTTTTTAAGAACTTCACTCACAAGCTTGCCATCGGCTTTCCCCCGGAATTGCCCCATAACAATTCCCATGAGAGGGCCTACGGCACCATGTCCTTTTTCCAAAACGAAATCCGCTCTTTCCACAACTATTTTTTCGGCAAACTCTTCAATCTGGGAGACATCAACGCCGGTGAACCCAAGAGAATCAAGTGCATCCTCAAGTTTTTCCCCGGGGTTCTTTGCAAATTCACGAAGGAGGTCTCCAATTCCTTCCTTAGCTGCTTTGCCTTCTGCAACTGCACCAAAAACAGATAGGAAATGCGAATCAGTGAGCCTATCGGTTTCAACTCCGTTACGGCGCAGCTCCGGAATCATCCCTGTAAGGGTTCTGGATATGAGAGTTGGGGTAACCGTATTATCTGAACTGAATTTGTCCATCAGTTCTTCGAAAAGTGGAAGATACTGAGAGTATACGATTTTTTCCGCGAGCTCTTCATTTAGGTCGTATTCCTGCACAAACCTGCCGCATTTTTCCGTAAGCAGTTCAGGAAGTACAATTGAATCGTAGTAATCCCTTGAAATATCAATCGCTGGAACATCTGTTTCAGGATACATTCTGGATGCTCCAGGAAGCGGTCTCATGTATGCGCTATTGCCATCAGGGAGTGCTCGACGTGTTTCCTCCGGGACAAATTCTAGAGCTTCCTGTGCCCTTATTAAAACGCTTTCCATGGCTCCATATGCTCTTTCTTTTCTATCAGCAACCAGAGCTACGGCACCTCCTTCCATTGCACCTACTGCATCCCTGAGAGCATCAACTTCTTCCTGGGTAATGCCATATTTTGGCAACTCATCTGTGTGGAAAATACCTCCCACACCTGATGTTTTTGCCCTGTCGGAAAATTCCGTCCCAAGCCTTCTGCCGGGCTGGACTTCCCTGCCAATCAGGCCGTCAAAACCACGCAGCAGGACGGCATAGACTTTACCTTTCTTAATGGATTTCTTGATGACTTTGGACTCTGTGTCCTTGAAAATGTCAGTTACATCAAATATCTCATCAACAACAGACGCATTTCTGGAAAGCAATTCTTTGCGAATTTCCAGCAGGTTTACCTGGCGTTCAACTTCTCTTTCCACAATGGTTTCAATCATATCAAGTGCCTGTACACCCTTGATTTCAACCCTTGCACCTTCTGCAATAGAGATGTTAACATCCTGACGAATTGTTCCCAAGCCACGCTTCACTCGACCTGTCGAGCGCAGGAGCATTCCTATCATTTCCGCGGTTTCCCTTGCATGTGACGGAGAAATTATATCCGGGGCTGTTCCAATTTCCACAAGCGGTATCCCGAGCCTGTCAAGGGAATAAATAATTGTGTCTCCGGCATCCTCCAGCTTCTGGGAAGCTTCTTCTTCAAGACATAGAACGTCCACGCCTACATTTAATTCGCTTGTCGGGACCACGCCTGCATTTGCAAGGAAAGCAGTCCTCTGGAACCCCGAGGTATTTGATCCATCCACAACAATTTTCCGCATTACATGAAGCTGATCAACCGGCTGCATCTCAAGAAGCTTTGCAACGGTAAGTCCTATTTCCAGAGCTTCGGAATTCAATTCGGATGGTGGTTCTTCATCATATTCTACCAGACAGGTGGTATCATATCCCTTGTACACATAGCGGCGATTCACCTTAAGCTGCTCCACTGCAGCCCTGTCTTTTTCTCCCATTTCGCTTTCAGTAGCGCACAAGTAGCGGAAAAACTCAATGTTGGATTCTGAAGTATCACGAAGAACCGTAGGACAGTGACAAAACAGTTTTTCCTTCGAATCAAGTTGCTGGTGGATTTCCAGCCCGCATTTTAGACCTAATTTCCTGTAATCAATTTCAGCGCTCATGGGAACATCACCGATAATAAGAATCCGCTATCATGGAATTAGAGAAATTTATAGTAAAGTTACAATTACAGTCCATCATTAAAGGTATAGGTTGTATTAAACTTCACCTATTGTTTCAATAAAGCTGTCTGGGAGATTACTTCAACCCTTATTGAAAAAAAGAAAAATATTATCTCAGGTTTTGATATAGAGAGCGTTTTCTACATTTTCTCTGATGGACGGATTAATAAAATATCTCTTGTATTTTCCATCAGATTCAAAATCAATGATTCCTTCATTGTGCATGTCACTTATGTGCCAATGTACCGTGCTTTTATCCAGATTAAAAGTTTGTGTGATTTCTTGATTTGTCATCCCAGGCTTTTGAATTATAGATAGCAAAATCGATTTTCTTGTAC
The window above is part of the Methanohalophilus levihalophilus genome. Proteins encoded here:
- the carB gene encoding carbamoyl-phosphate synthase large subunit, with amino-acid sequence MPVKEGIKKIMLIGSGPIMIGQAAEFDFSGSQACRSLREEGFEVVLVNSNPATIMTDPETADAVYIEPLDPEIIGGIIEKERPDGIIAGLGGQTGLNVTSELAERGILDKYGVKLLGTSLEAIKNTEDRELFKATMEKIGEKVPRSKAISSLKEAEELIDELGLPLIIRPAYTLGGAGGGIAHTREELLEIVERGIRRSRINQVLIEESVLGWIEFEYEVMRDSNDTCIVICNMENLDPMGVHTGESMVVTPSQTLNDEEHQMLRTAAIKIIRELDIEGGCNIQFAAKDGDYRIVEVNPRVSRSSALASKATGYPIARVTAKIAVGMTLDEIPNDVTKKTPASFEPTIDYIVTKIPRWPFDKFVTADKTLTTSMKSTGEVMSIGRTIEESLLKAVRSLENGMSLGVDEWDDAEIVTLLKTPTSERLYVIYNALQKGYSIEKISELSGIDPFFIEKMSNIVETEKKLASSLVVSGAIDSELLRTAKQMGLTDARIAELTSRSREEINDIRREAGINATYKMVDTCAAEFAAATPYYYSCYETMDECEPSDNKKILILGAGPIRIGQGIEFDYCTVHAVRAIREEGIETHIINNNPETVSTDYDTSDKLFFEPLTLEDVMNVIDREKPHGVLVQFGGQTSVNLALPLKKELERRTDLPTQILGTSPENMDVAENREKFNLMLQEMGINQPEAGYATSEDEAINVANRIGYPVLVRPSYVLGGRAMEIVYDDADLQRYMVEAVRVSPEHPILIDDFLEGAIEIDVDAVSDGKDVLIGAIMEHIEEAGVHSGDSACVIPPYDLPEDILEIVRDYTRKIALALEVKGLINLQMATKDGIVYVLEANPRSSRTIPFVSKASGLPLAKIAAQVIIGHSLKDLGYLQEKEPSLDYYSVKEVLLPFDKLPGADPVLGPEMKSTGEVMGIDYNFGRAFFKAQLSADNLLPLTGTVFISIKDADKEEFVEVARKLQFMGFNLMGTRDTARYLGEAGVAMEAVQKVHEGSPNVIDMLRRGDVALIINTPTSRQSRRDGYHIRRAAVDYQVPYITTIQAAKAAVEAISSMKSDKVTIKSINEYHEEVLQQE
- the gatE gene encoding Glu-tRNA(Gln) amidotransferase subunit GatE; its protein translation is MSAEIDYRKLGLKCGLEIHQQLDSKEKLFCHCPTVLRDTSESNIEFFRYLCATESEMGEKDRAAVEQLKVNRRYVYKGYDTTCLVEYDEEPPSELNSEALEIGLTVAKLLEMQPVDQLHVMRKIVVDGSNTSGFQRTAFLANAGVVPTSELNVGVDVLCLEEEASQKLEDAGDTIIYSLDRLGIPLVEIGTAPDIISPSHARETAEMIGMLLRSTGRVKRGLGTIRQDVNISIAEGARVEIKGVQALDMIETIVEREVERQVNLLEIRKELLSRNASVVDEIFDVTDIFKDTESKVIKKSIKKGKVYAVLLRGFDGLIGREVQPGRRLGTEFSDRAKTSGVGGIFHTDELPKYGITQEEVDALRDAVGAMEGGAVALVADRKERAYGAMESVLIRAQEALEFVPEETRRALPDGNSAYMRPLPGASRMYPETDVPAIDISRDYYDSIVLPELLTEKCGRFVQEYDLNEELAEKIVYSQYLPLFEELMDKFSSDNTVTPTLISRTLTGMIPELRRNGVETDRLTDSHFLSVFGAVAEGKAAKEGIGDLLREFAKNPGEKLEDALDSLGFTGVDVSQIEEFAEKIVVERADFVLEKGHGAVGPLMGIVMGQFRGKADGKLVSEVLKKKIETFLNSK
- a CDS encoding TolB family protein: MGLTAGSDNIKITEGKNYISPCWNSDGDLITFVKDQSIWIMKPDGSDQKRVYDSLAWDGDPCFDVTGEKIFFASQQRSPFTGDHINIHVIDTNGQNRTQITKNADSRYPVSSPDGTYIAYLSKISGTNDIWLMDASGENRTQVTSTTGAEEKVSWFPSGDSLIYSLNGDLWISYLDGRPAFKVTNTSYSEKSPSVSPNGEWIAFVSDEGEYTDLWIMNLEGTRTVRLTFDSAIEQSPSWNPNGGTIAYVSDLGDENGIWLAEFELDDIVYDPADEDAPKGTIDSIIDLFEEEPIYATAVAGVVVAFFIVLFVLLFLREL
- the carA gene encoding glutamine-hydrolyzing carbamoyl-phosphate synthase small subunit codes for the protein MHAVLGLEDGTVVKGTGFGAEGTVCGELVFTTQYTGYEEALSDPSYKGQILMFTYPLIGNYGVSEECFQSDGVKAEGLVVREACPEPSHHRSKKTIYKLMEDEGKPGISGIDTRMLTINNREHGTMRAALIVGSDDGDEAVQLAREVPPISEIDLISKVTCQSPYLVKGIGATEKSKTVVLVDLGMKTQIIDSLIARGINVQVVPASTSVNDIASYEPDLLFFSNGPGDPQNATEAIKAVKEFSSELPIAGICLGHQVISIALGADTYKLKFGHRGGNQPVKDLATSIVHITSQNHGFAVDGDSLEHTDLTITELNANDKTVEGVAHRDLDVLSVQYHPDAHPGPLDTEKLFFGRVNKMMGGDN